The following are from one region of the Alkalimarinus sediminis genome:
- a CDS encoding response regulator: MSQKTALVVDDSSTARLLLSKVLRNIGMACREAVSGEDALKQLGSYKPDFIFLDHIMPGIDGFETLKAIKLNPDTRNIPVIMYTSQNAFQYYKEAHKLGAVGVISKQIDREKLYLMLDRLCLHQAQEEEISELELSSTNGESSNDNSQDKLRKLTGRLSTVETAYEELYEEFRQFKQEVAANTSRQSIDPKSHEPFFSSSRISTVAITVALFIGVSAWIEIGHVESVINSFDDRIDVMQSLIQEIIDLLN, encoded by the coding sequence GTGTCGCAAAAAACAGCCCTTGTCGTAGACGATTCATCTACTGCCCGTCTGCTGCTATCAAAAGTTCTTCGTAACATCGGAATGGCCTGTCGAGAAGCCGTTTCAGGGGAAGACGCGCTCAAGCAGCTAGGAAGCTACAAACCTGATTTTATCTTTCTTGATCATATCATGCCGGGCATCGACGGTTTCGAGACGCTAAAAGCTATTAAACTAAACCCTGATACCCGTAACATTCCGGTCATTATGTACACCTCTCAAAACGCGTTTCAATACTATAAAGAGGCTCATAAGCTGGGTGCAGTGGGAGTTATTTCAAAACAGATTGACCGGGAAAAGCTCTACCTGATGCTCGACAGACTCTGCCTTCACCAAGCTCAGGAAGAAGAGATTTCTGAACTAGAGCTATCGTCAACCAATGGAGAAAGCAGCAATGATAATAGCCAAGATAAACTGCGCAAACTCACAGGCCGCCTATCTACAGTAGAAACAGCTTATGAGGAGCTCTATGAAGAGTTCAGGCAGTTTAAACAAGAAGTAGCAGCTAACACGTCTAGGCAGTCTATCGATCCAAAATCTCACGAGCCTTTTTTCTCAAGCAGCCGTATTTCAACTGTAGCCATTACCGTTGCACTGTTTATCGGGGTATCAGCCTGGATTGAAATTGGTCATGTAGAGTCGGTGATAAATAGCTTCGACGATCGAATAGATGTTATGCAGAGCCTGATTCAGGAGATTATTGATCTTCTTAATTAG
- a CDS encoding response regulator — protein sequence MSVVVIIDDEVNILKAIQRVLRHQNWEILAYHDPHEAIRALSGRNDVDVIISDYRMPQMNGVELLQTLKQQCPDSIRMILSGQVDMEAVLNAINKAEVYRFIMKPWNDEDLVITLKNAIAHNQLIKENKQLAETVRAQHREINRHVTELKRLEKESPGITKVDWGEDGSIDLTDEF from the coding sequence ATGAGCGTGGTCGTAATTATTGATGATGAGGTCAACATTCTGAAGGCGATTCAACGAGTATTACGGCATCAGAACTGGGAGATACTAGCCTATCATGACCCTCATGAAGCTATTCGAGCGTTAAGTGGGCGTAATGATGTTGATGTGATTATATCTGATTATCGAATGCCGCAAATGAATGGTGTTGAACTGTTGCAGACCCTTAAACAACAGTGCCCTGACTCTATTCGTATGATTTTAAGTGGCCAAGTTGATATGGAAGCGGTTTTAAATGCAATCAATAAAGCGGAAGTTTACCGATTTATTATGAAACCCTGGAACGATGAAGACTTGGTTATTACACTTAAAAATGCCATTGCCCACAATCAACTTATCAAAGAAAACAAACAGTTGGCCGAGACTGTGAGGGCTCAACACCGAGAAATCAACCGGCATGTTACTGAGCTTAAACGCCTGGAGAAGGAGTCACCTGGTATTACCAAAGTTGACTGGGGAGAAGATGGGTCGATAGACCTAACGGACGAATTTTAG
- a CDS encoding MaoC family dehydratase, with amino-acid sequence MSETHLNYTSKPNNGMAMAKALVLPRSGFNANTGLPNLQAHWRGATVDADNLSGYFSTLKLKAVDHLPICYPHVMAGTMHMNMLAHKVFPIRLLGALHLKNRITQYRPIKPSEKVDIDAKIGDYRLTESGVEFDFVTDVTVQGELVWQEITIYFVRGKFGGKDNPSKTKSFELESLADAKVVHEWHIPTTRGKAYAKICGDYNPIHMSPLAAKLFGFKRDIAHGFGVMAQAIEYSKALADIEEGKTIQVDVVFKGPVFLGSDVTVRQNAEQDAERYDIYCGDNSRPNICLSVKTL; translated from the coding sequence GTGAGCGAAACACACTTAAACTATACATCCAAACCGAACAATGGCATGGCCATGGCAAAAGCGTTGGTCTTACCAAGATCGGGTTTTAACGCAAATACTGGCTTGCCTAACCTGCAGGCTCACTGGCGGGGCGCAACCGTTGATGCTGACAACCTCAGCGGTTACTTTTCAACACTAAAACTTAAAGCAGTTGACCACCTGCCTATTTGCTACCCCCATGTGATGGCGGGCACTATGCACATGAACATGCTAGCGCATAAAGTGTTCCCTATTCGTCTGTTAGGGGCGCTCCATCTTAAAAATAGAATCACGCAATACCGCCCAATAAAACCCAGCGAAAAAGTAGATATCGATGCCAAAATTGGAGATTACCGCTTAACGGAGAGTGGTGTAGAGTTTGACTTTGTTACGGACGTAACTGTTCAAGGTGAACTGGTTTGGCAGGAGATTACCATCTATTTTGTGCGCGGTAAGTTTGGTGGTAAAGATAACCCAAGCAAAACAAAAAGTTTTGAATTAGAGAGCTTGGCCGATGCCAAGGTTGTGCATGAGTGGCATATACCTACAACCCGCGGTAAAGCCTACGCTAAAATCTGTGGAGACTATAACCCCATACATATGTCACCTTTAGCTGCAAAGTTGTTTGGCTTTAAACGAGATATTGCCCATGGTTTCGGTGTTATGGCGCAAGCCATTGAATATTCTAAGGCGTTAGCCGATATCGAAGAGGGTAAAACGATTCAAGTTGATGTGGTGTTTAAAGGGCCAGTATTTTTGGGTAGTGATGTGACAGTGCGTCAAAATGCAGAGCAGGATGCAGAGCGCTATGATATCTACTGCGGAGACAACTCCAGACCCAATATCTGTCTATCGGTCAAGACTCTATAA
- a CDS encoding tetratricopeptide repeat protein — MNIKETVALPKTYKKLKFLIVDDFESFRISVKQMLRSFGVEHIDVSGNGKDAVQKCTFERYDIVLCDHNMGDGQTGQQVLEELRFHKRLKRTSLFILVTAETSKEVVIGTKECQPDGYIAKPITKAVLQKRMDALILQRQALLPINKELDLENYPKAITLCTQEINKGSRYKSWCHKTLAHLYYLTGDYQHAQKLYEDILSKREIAWARLGLGKVQMAQQQYSEAIEQFKTLINNNKDYVEAYDYLSEAYEKTGKRKEAQIILKQATSISPLAVPRQQHLGELCTMNQDLEGAISAYKATVKYANHSVHDSADNYLNLGRSLSDGCEGSEPEKAKEYAEEAINTLDKATKKYNRNDVRASASLIETRVHQNQNDENAAKAAFAVAESLIDESSIDASTGIEFAKTLYRLDKTDRAERVLHSLAQRFEDDPDILSSIEELLDEPVSLRQKMKARELNKQGISYFEEGFLTKAIDTFKDALKEAPKHPALNLNLVQVVLKSFENTTPEREEVEGLNQYLNNVKHIPSQHRQYKRLTSLAKKVDSLANSLKTG, encoded by the coding sequence GTGAACATTAAAGAAACGGTAGCACTACCTAAAACCTACAAAAAGCTTAAATTCCTGATTGTCGATGATTTCGAAAGCTTTCGTATATCTGTTAAGCAGATGCTTCGTTCATTTGGAGTGGAGCATATTGATGTATCAGGCAATGGTAAAGATGCCGTGCAAAAATGCACCTTCGAGCGATATGACATTGTACTCTGTGACCATAATATGGGGGATGGTCAAACTGGCCAACAGGTTCTTGAGGAGCTAAGGTTCCATAAGCGATTAAAGCGCACCAGCCTATTTATTCTAGTCACCGCAGAAACCTCTAAAGAAGTGGTAATTGGCACCAAAGAGTGCCAACCAGACGGATACATCGCTAAGCCCATCACCAAAGCAGTGCTGCAAAAAAGAATGGATGCGCTCATTTTACAACGTCAAGCACTACTACCGATCAACAAAGAGCTTGATCTTGAGAACTATCCCAAAGCCATTACTCTCTGTACTCAAGAAATAAACAAAGGCAGTCGATACAAAAGTTGGTGTCACAAAACTCTGGCGCACCTCTATTACTTGACCGGTGACTATCAGCATGCTCAGAAACTATATGAGGATATATTGAGTAAGCGCGAAATCGCTTGGGCTCGACTAGGGTTAGGAAAAGTTCAGATGGCGCAGCAACAATACTCAGAGGCTATCGAACAATTTAAAACACTCATCAATAATAATAAAGACTACGTCGAGGCCTACGACTACCTTTCTGAAGCTTATGAAAAAACCGGCAAGCGTAAAGAGGCTCAGATCATTCTCAAACAAGCCACATCGATTTCACCATTAGCAGTCCCTAGGCAGCAACATCTGGGTGAGCTATGCACGATGAATCAGGATCTTGAGGGGGCGATCTCAGCCTATAAAGCAACGGTTAAATATGCCAACCACTCGGTACATGATTCAGCGGATAACTATTTAAACTTAGGACGGAGCCTATCAGATGGCTGCGAAGGCAGTGAGCCTGAAAAGGCAAAAGAGTATGCTGAAGAAGCGATAAACACACTCGATAAGGCGACCAAAAAGTATAATCGTAACGATGTGAGAGCAAGCGCTAGCTTGATTGAGACTAGAGTACACCAGAACCAAAACGATGAAAACGCGGCAAAAGCCGCATTTGCTGTTGCTGAGTCGCTCATTGATGAATCTAGCATTGATGCATCCACAGGCATCGAATTTGCCAAAACACTTTATCGCCTAGATAAGACTGATCGAGCGGAGCGAGTGCTACACTCATTAGCACAACGATTCGAAGACGACCCAGATATTCTCAGCAGTATCGAAGAGTTACTTGATGAACCGGTCAGTTTACGCCAGAAAATGAAAGCTCGTGAGCTTAACAAACAAGGTATTTCTTACTTCGAAGAGGGGTTTTTAACCAAAGCAATTGATACGTTTAAAGACGCACTTAAAGAAGCCCCTAAACACCCAGCGCTTAACTTGAACTTGGTTCAGGTAGTTTTAAAATCATTTGAAAACACAACACCTGAACGTGAAGAGGTTGAGGGTTTAAATCAGTACCTGAATAACGTTAAGCACATACCGAGTCAACACAGGCAATACAAACGCTTAACTAGCCTTGCCAAAAAAGTAGACTCACTCGCTAACTCTCTTAAAACAGGCTAG
- a CDS encoding cupin domain-containing protein has product MLNLAFEKRVVINAALENWVASPSAGVFRKRLAFSEGPTGHVTSIVKYEKGADFSAHKHPLGEEILVLEGVFSDETGDYGAGTYIRNPPGSQHTPFSKEGCTIFVKLNQFSERDDQFVRVDATQSKWLPGIGGLQVMPLHEFEHEHVALVKWPAKEVFQPHRHFGGEEILVLSGEFCDEYGRYPANTWIRSPHQSQHHPFVEQETIIFVKTGHLPLSGY; this is encoded by the coding sequence ATGTTGAATTTGGCGTTTGAGAAGCGAGTAGTTATCAATGCAGCGCTCGAAAACTGGGTTGCCAGCCCATCTGCTGGGGTCTTTAGAAAGCGCCTAGCCTTCTCTGAAGGCCCAACAGGGCATGTGACCAGCATCGTTAAATATGAAAAAGGTGCTGATTTCTCTGCCCATAAGCACCCCTTAGGTGAAGAGATTCTAGTATTAGAAGGCGTCTTTTCTGATGAGACGGGTGACTATGGAGCAGGTACTTATATTCGCAACCCTCCGGGCAGTCAGCATACGCCGTTTAGCAAAGAAGGGTGCACGATCTTTGTAAAGCTCAATCAGTTTAGTGAGCGCGATGATCAGTTTGTAAGGGTAGATGCCACACAATCAAAATGGCTGCCAGGTATCGGCGGTTTGCAGGTTATGCCCTTGCACGAGTTCGAGCATGAACATGTAGCACTAGTAAAGTGGCCTGCCAAGGAAGTGTTTCAGCCCCATCGTCACTTTGGTGGTGAGGAAATACTGGTGCTATCGGGCGAGTTTTGTGATGAGTATGGCCGCTACCCAGCAAATACTTGGATCCGTAGCCCTCATCAAAGCCAGCATCACCCATTTGTTGAACAAGAGACTATTATATTTGTAAAAACAGGTCATCTTCCATTGTCAGGGTATTAG
- a CDS encoding acyl-CoA dehydrogenase family protein: MNFEIPRKFNALINQAQQVALEVFRPISRKYDVAEHEYPVELDMLASIMDGMNDGDIKGGAGAAKLKQDNDSEDAQSIKNGSNMATVLGLTELCWGDVGLALSLPRQGLGNAAIAAVANQEQLNRYKNTWAAMAITEPEAGSDSANIKTTAKLDGDQYVINGEKIFITAGGRCDAVVVWATLDKSLGRAAIKSFVVEKGTPGMELVRLDKKLGIKASDTATIRFENCRVPKENLLGNPEIDTQKGFGGVMQTFDNTRPVVAAMAVGLARASLELTRSLLNSAGVIAGYADPVNNSLASEAELYRMEADLEAARLLTLKAAWMADNGLPNSKEASMAKAKAGRTANHITLKCAELCSTLGFSESHLLEKWARDSKILDIFEGTQQIQQLIVARRMLGKSSNELK; the protein is encoded by the coding sequence ATGAATTTTGAAATACCTCGTAAATTTAATGCTCTAATTAATCAAGCACAGCAGGTCGCTTTAGAAGTTTTTCGCCCTATTTCTCGAAAATACGATGTAGCAGAACACGAATATCCAGTTGAGCTCGATATGCTAGCTTCCATTATGGATGGCATGAATGATGGTGATATTAAAGGTGGCGCTGGCGCAGCGAAGCTAAAACAAGACAACGACAGCGAAGACGCCCAAAGCATAAAAAATGGCAGTAATATGGCCACAGTTCTTGGTCTCACTGAGTTGTGCTGGGGAGATGTCGGGCTCGCTTTAAGCCTACCCCGACAAGGCCTGGGTAATGCGGCAATAGCGGCTGTTGCCAATCAAGAGCAACTCAACCGATATAAAAACACATGGGCCGCCATGGCAATAACAGAGCCCGAGGCTGGCTCTGACTCAGCTAATATCAAAACCACCGCTAAACTCGACGGCGATCAATATGTCATCAATGGCGAGAAAATCTTCATTACTGCAGGTGGCCGCTGTGATGCAGTCGTTGTATGGGCCACTCTCGACAAGTCACTCGGTCGTGCGGCTATTAAGTCTTTTGTCGTTGAAAAAGGGACCCCCGGCATGGAGCTGGTTCGGTTAGACAAAAAACTAGGCATCAAAGCATCAGACACTGCCACTATTCGGTTCGAAAACTGTAGAGTGCCCAAAGAAAACCTGCTAGGGAACCCTGAAATTGACACGCAAAAGGGCTTTGGCGGTGTAATGCAGACGTTCGATAACACCCGTCCAGTGGTTGCTGCCATGGCAGTAGGGTTGGCACGAGCCTCTTTAGAGCTTACACGTTCATTGTTAAACTCGGCCGGCGTCATAGCAGGCTATGCCGACCCTGTTAACAACTCATTAGCTAGCGAAGCAGAGTTGTATAGAATGGAAGCTGATTTAGAGGCCGCTCGCCTACTCACATTAAAAGCTGCATGGATGGCTGATAATGGCTTACCAAACTCAAAAGAAGCCTCCATGGCAAAGGCCAAAGCAGGCCGAACCGCCAACCACATTACGTTAAAGTGTGCAGAGTTATGCTCAACACTCGGTTTTAGTGAGTCTCACCTATTAGAAAAGTGGGCAAGAGATTCAAAAATTCTCGATATTTTTGAAGGCACTCAGCAGATACAACAGCTTATCGTCGCCAGACGAATGCTTGGTAAGAGTTCAAATGAACTAAAGTAG
- a CDS encoding acyl-CoA dehydrogenase family protein, producing MAKDTIGFALSAVNKFAGSSLVKKLKLQRPAEKIAYLSTRTGFQVVSSTNATVQQAKAFFKQTTPTKEQQAATLFDPSLSEDQRLIKDTLDRFSSDIIRDSAYEADSQAATPDEVFQQANELGMLAYSVSEQYGGFTDTPSTVSNLIIIEALASGDMGIATALLSTISVANILTRWGTEAQQSSWLAPLTRSLEHDKGLFATVAINEPSPLFNPNKLKTRVTPIEDGYLLNGKKSAVAIGERADFFLVAASSPGGEQNLFIVNSALKGISVESSPAMGLKAAELSTITFKDVQLPLDALLGDEHFCYQTCIDLSNLAGCALAIGCAQAIQDYVIKYCNERIAFGEPVSHRQSVAFMIANMGIELEGMRLLTYRAASRCEQGLPFHREAYLAKVLCADKAMEIGTNGVQLLGGHGFIKEHPVERWYRDMRSIAILYGLHA from the coding sequence ATGGCTAAAGATACAATCGGCTTTGCTTTATCCGCCGTTAACAAGTTTGCAGGTTCATCATTAGTTAAAAAGCTCAAATTGCAACGACCGGCGGAAAAAATAGCCTATTTATCAACACGTACAGGGTTTCAGGTTGTATCCTCTACTAATGCTACAGTGCAGCAGGCAAAAGCTTTTTTTAAGCAAACAACACCAACTAAAGAGCAGCAAGCAGCAACTCTTTTTGACCCCTCTCTCTCTGAAGATCAACGATTGATCAAAGACACCCTCGACCGTTTTTCATCTGATATTATCCGAGACTCCGCATACGAAGCTGACAGCCAAGCAGCAACCCCCGATGAAGTTTTTCAACAAGCAAACGAACTCGGCATGTTGGCATATTCAGTATCGGAGCAATACGGTGGCTTTACAGACACGCCATCAACGGTCAGCAACCTAATTATCATAGAAGCATTAGCCTCTGGTGATATGGGTATCGCAACTGCCCTACTCTCTACCATAAGTGTTGCAAATATTTTGACTCGTTGGGGGACCGAAGCTCAGCAGTCCAGTTGGTTAGCCCCTCTTACACGATCTCTGGAGCACGATAAAGGCTTATTTGCCACCGTTGCCATCAATGAGCCTTCTCCGCTTTTTAACCCCAACAAACTCAAGACACGGGTAACACCAATAGAAGATGGCTACCTGTTGAATGGGAAAAAAAGTGCCGTAGCAATCGGCGAGAGGGCCGACTTCTTTCTGGTGGCCGCCTCTTCACCTGGCGGTGAACAAAATCTCTTTATTGTTAATAGTGCGTTAAAGGGTATCTCTGTTGAGTCAAGCCCAGCCATGGGGCTCAAGGCTGCAGAGCTAAGTACCATCACCTTTAAAGATGTTCAGTTACCATTAGATGCACTGTTAGGTGATGAGCATTTCTGTTATCAAACCTGCATTGACCTATCTAACTTGGCAGGCTGTGCGTTAGCCATTGGCTGCGCTCAGGCTATTCAGGACTATGTCATTAAGTACTGTAACGAACGAATCGCATTTGGAGAACCAGTGAGTCATCGGCAATCTGTCGCATTTATGATCGCAAATATGGGGATTGAGCTCGAAGGCATGCGCCTTCTTACCTACCGAGCCGCAAGCCGCTGCGAGCAAGGACTACCCTTTCATCGAGAAGCCTATCTAGCCAAAGTACTTTGTGCCGACAAAGCTATGGAAATCGGAACCAATGGAGTACAACTGCTAGGCGGCCACGGTTTTATCAAAGAACATCCTGTTGAACGTTGGTATCGCGATATGAGATCTATCGCTATTTTGTATGGTCTTCATGCTTAA
- a CDS encoding sensor histidine kinase has protein sequence MTEDPSKPDFSMVMASSVHDMKNSLSMLLHSLELISDELPEEMKKSGKVATLQYEAERVNNDLIQLLGVYRLENDKLSVHIDEHYIRDFLEEQAARYEVLLNSRSISLIIECEDDLVGYFDRDMTAGIINNTLTNAARYTRDKIKLKAYHDGRHTVFEISDNGAGYPASMCNAPGQIFKGIDFESGSTSLGLYFAYQVAKLHKQGDETGSIELENGGDLGGGVFRIRLP, from the coding sequence ATGACTGAAGATCCATCAAAACCCGATTTTTCAATGGTTATGGCATCATCGGTACATGATATGAAGAACTCCCTCAGTATGCTGCTGCATTCGTTGGAGCTGATTAGCGATGAGCTTCCTGAAGAGATGAAAAAATCAGGCAAAGTAGCCACGCTTCAATACGAAGCTGAACGGGTCAATAACGACCTTATCCAGCTTCTCGGGGTTTATCGACTGGAGAACGACAAACTCTCTGTACACATAGACGAACATTACATCCGCGACTTTCTTGAGGAGCAAGCCGCCCGCTATGAAGTCCTACTTAACTCTCGCTCTATATCATTGATTATAGAGTGTGAAGATGACCTGGTGGGATATTTTGATCGTGACATGACCGCAGGTATTATCAACAATACATTAACCAATGCGGCTCGCTATACGCGGGACAAAATAAAGCTAAAGGCTTATCACGATGGTCGCCATACGGTGTTTGAGATTTCAGATAATGGCGCAGGCTACCCAGCTTCAATGTGCAACGCACCGGGACAGATATTTAAGGGGATTGATTTCGAGTCTGGCAGTACAAGCCTTGGGCTCTATTTTGCCTATCAAGTCGCAAAGCTCCATAAACAAGGTGATGAAACAGGCAGTATAGAGCTAGAAAATGGCGGCGATTTAGGTGGTGGTGTATTCCGTATTCGCTTGCCATAA
- a CDS encoding HD domain-containing phosphohydrolase yields the protein MDLEKSESVLFVDDEPAILSSLKRLFRKSNFNCYFAESGEEGLTLLETQPVDLIVSDMRMPKMNGAEFLAIARSKWPDTVRILLTGHSDISATIDALNKGGIYRYISKPWNDQELQEAIDQSLRLRRLERERVELLELTQTQNEKLQSFNAELEERVKARTQEIQQTADMLDLAYEELKQSYDMFIRVFSTIVSSRFNTHRINSSMMADLAKKISEKVNLSEDEVTHIYYACLLHELGKLGLPDNILAAPEVTLDNESLEIYRQYPALGEMILMSIDKLALTAKIIGTHMECYDGTGFPTGLKGSAIPRGARILRVVRDFVGLQMGVIDRDPMSNDAAYSYIKSNAGRLYDPGVVKVLGLFQKEFVISSVNADEMKIDVMALKPGMRISRDVTNVNGILLISKDFPLTETIIERFMSIERLEHRKLNVYIYLDGETK from the coding sequence ATGGACTTAGAAAAAAGTGAAAGTGTTCTATTTGTCGACGATGAGCCCGCCATACTGTCATCACTAAAGCGCCTTTTCAGAAAGTCGAATTTTAACTGCTATTTTGCCGAAAGTGGAGAAGAGGGGCTAACGTTACTGGAAACACAACCGGTAGATCTTATTGTTTCTGATATGCGTATGCCGAAGATGAACGGTGCTGAGTTTTTGGCAATCGCTCGTTCGAAATGGCCTGATACGGTACGGATACTCTTAACAGGGCATTCAGATATCAGTGCAACGATTGATGCACTCAATAAAGGCGGAATTTACCGCTACATCAGCAAACCTTGGAATGACCAAGAACTACAAGAGGCGATAGATCAGAGCCTGCGTTTACGTAGGCTAGAGCGGGAGCGTGTCGAGCTTTTAGAGCTTACTCAAACGCAAAATGAAAAGCTACAGTCATTTAATGCTGAGCTAGAAGAGCGAGTTAAAGCTCGCACACAGGAAATACAGCAAACCGCTGACATGCTTGACCTCGCTTATGAAGAGTTAAAGCAAAGCTATGACATGTTTATAAGGGTGTTCTCGACCATTGTTAGTAGTCGTTTCAATACACATCGAATCAACTCTAGCATGATGGCTGACCTAGCCAAGAAAATTTCAGAAAAAGTTAACCTGTCAGAAGACGAAGTTACTCATATCTACTATGCCTGTCTATTACATGAGTTAGGCAAACTAGGGTTGCCAGACAATATACTAGCGGCACCTGAAGTAACATTAGATAACGAAAGCTTGGAGATATATCGCCAATACCCCGCCTTGGGTGAAATGATTTTAATGAGCATCGATAAGTTGGCACTCACTGCAAAAATTATTGGCACTCATATGGAGTGTTATGACGGAACAGGTTTTCCAACCGGCCTGAAAGGTAGCGCTATTCCAAGAGGGGCAAGGATACTGAGAGTCGTACGAGATTTTGTTGGGTTGCAGATGGGGGTTATAGATCGAGACCCAATGAGCAATGATGCGGCATATAGTTATATCAAAAGTAATGCCGGTAGACTCTATGACCCTGGTGTTGTCAAAGTGCTAGGCCTATTCCAAAAAGAATTTGTGATCTCTTCTGTTAACGCAGACGAAATGAAAATTGATGTGATGGCATTGAAGCCCGGCATGAGGATTTCTCGGGATGTGACCAATGTAAACGGTATTTTATTGATATCTAAAGACTTCCCTCTTACCGAAACTATTATCGAACGTTTTATGTCGATTGAACGACTAGAACATAGGAAATTGAACGTTTATATCTATCTCGATGGAGAAACAAAATGA
- a CDS encoding GGDEF domain-containing protein yields the protein MSLPEGYRWDDQEKKLRFFGNEGILLWKKPTLLHMLTPLIEQLGESFYFLLVAYQAAEGATENYNYISTRKDSNFEQGFTQWAEVVSNAGWGTMTLTSVDWVNKKIVFEIEDPFELVIRETKNICDNLPLICGKASGIFSLAMKCNMRALVTAIETRNGRKYATIHASQSDATLKSELEQLNKREGHTRYEHLQILNKRLQETQKELEEANKRLTQLAIKDDLTGAYNRRYFLAQASQHHSYQVRYQMPVSVMMLDIDHFKKVNDTFGHHAGDIALIEFSNACRNNLRDTDMFSRLGGEEFAISLPGLDLARASQTAEKIRQLIEQLEVNYKDDKMITFTVSIGVVEMQQQESLESALSRADKALYTAKRTGRNRVISV from the coding sequence ATGTCACTGCCTGAAGGATATCGGTGGGATGATCAAGAAAAAAAACTTCGTTTTTTCGGAAACGAAGGTATTCTTTTATGGAAGAAACCAACACTCCTGCACATGCTAACCCCCTTAATAGAGCAATTGGGCGAAAGTTTTTACTTTCTATTAGTTGCCTATCAAGCAGCTGAAGGTGCCACCGAGAATTACAACTATATCTCAACTCGTAAAGACAGCAATTTTGAGCAAGGTTTTACTCAGTGGGCCGAGGTTGTTAGCAATGCTGGTTGGGGTACTATGACCCTAACTTCAGTAGACTGGGTCAACAAAAAAATTGTCTTTGAAATAGAAGACCCTTTCGAATTGGTCATACGTGAAACCAAAAACATCTGTGATAACCTACCGCTTATTTGCGGCAAAGCGTCGGGTATATTTAGCTTGGCGATGAAATGTAACATGCGCGCACTGGTCACAGCGATTGAGACACGAAATGGACGAAAATACGCAACCATTCACGCGTCTCAGTCAGATGCTACCCTAAAGTCAGAACTTGAGCAGCTGAATAAGCGAGAAGGCCATACCCGCTATGAACACCTTCAAATACTTAACAAAAGACTACAAGAGACTCAAAAAGAGCTTGAAGAAGCAAATAAACGACTAACCCAACTAGCGATTAAAGATGACTTAACAGGCGCCTATAATCGTCGCTACTTTCTTGCTCAAGCATCGCAACATCATAGTTATCAAGTGCGCTACCAAATGCCAGTATCAGTTATGATGCTTGATATTGACCACTTTAAGAAGGTGAATGATACCTTCGGCCACCATGCGGGGGATATCGCCCTAATTGAGTTTTCTAATGCCTGTAGAAACAACCTAAGAGATACCGATATGTTTAGCCGACTCGGTGGAGAAGAGTTTGCTATATCACTCCCCGGCCTCGACTTGGCTCGCGCCAGCCAAACCGCTGAAAAAATCCGACAGTTGATTGAGCAACTAGAAGTGAACTACAAAGACGATAAAATGATCACATTCACCGTTAGTATCGGTGTTGTTGAAATGCAACAACAAGAGTCTCTTGAGAGCGCATTAAGCAGAGCCGATAAAGCGCTTTACACCGCCAAACGAACTGGACGAAATCGAGTCATCTCGGTTTAG